The sequence CACGCCATTGGCTTCGGCAATACGGCCCAACTGCCGTCAGCTTGCTGCACGCTCAACAAAAACTCAGCGGCGCGGCGGCGTGCCCAACGTGTATCAGGTGGGTCGTCGCCGAACAGCGCAAGAGCATCGAGCGCCTGCGCGGTGGTAATCACATCCACACTCTGTCCGCTGCCCACGCTCCAGCCGCCCGATTGATCCTGCTGCTGCAAGAGCACCAGTGCTGAACCGGCCAGCTCCTGCGATTCACCGCCGGCCAACAGCAGCGAGCGCAAGGTCACGGCATGCAGCATCGTCGAGATATCGCAGCCTGATTGAATCAGATCGTTGCCGTCCCACTGTTGCAGCACACGCATGAACCGGTAGCCGCGTTCAAAAAATCGCGTCGCTTGCCGGCAGGCCGGCCTGCCGCAGCGCTGCCAGCGCCAACGCCGTCGCGCGTACGTCGCCTTCCACGAACCGTCGGCCAATTGCGTCCGCACCAGTTTCGCGGTACGCGCGCGATCCGCTCCGGGTTCGTTGAGCAACACGTGCGCCGCTAACTTGCGCGTGGGCGCTTCGTGCCGCAAATTCAATCGAGCGCGGCGTGCAACACCGGCTTGACGAGGACCGGTAGCGCAGCGGCGCGCCCAGCGGTCGTGAAACCCAATAACAGCAGCGTCTCCGCGCGCAAGCGGCGCTTGCGCGGATGCTCTTCCAACCAGGCGACCGCTTTGTTGAGCGCAGGCCGAACTTCCGGCCGTTGTGTCTGCGACAGCGCCTGCACTATCTCCAGAGTCGCCGACATCGTGGTTCCAACTGCCGTCCGCAAGCTGCTCGCTCCAGGAT comes from bacterium and encodes:
- a CDS encoding terpene cyclase/mutase family protein — protein: MNLRHEAPTRKLAAHVLLNEPGADRARTAKLVRTQLADGSWKATYARRRWRWQRCGRPACRQATRFFERGYRFMRVLQQWDGNDLIQSGCDISTMLHAVTLRSLLLAGGESQELAGSALVLLQQQDQSGGWSVGSGQSVDVITTAQALDALALFGDDPPDTRWARRRAAEFLLSVQQADGSWAVLPKPMAWLRRGLRAPGSLDATSLALLALTECGESFAIRGCSVRAVHSRAANGERPFAAPSSLKSRIGSTMLAAEALDALGGQRALVERALDWIAAQQHALGGFGE